The sequence GAAACAGCAAATCGCTCCATCATGAAAACAGGACGTAGCTTTTCGTCTTTTTTTACCGGCAAATCTGCTGTCTCCGGATCGGTCATACCGGGACTTCTCATCCTGGGCCTCCTTTCCGGCCTGACGGGATGCAGCAGCATCTCAACAGGGTCGCGGTATGATCAAGACTGCAAATATAGCTTAAAAAAGAGAAAAACATATATTTCGCGCTTCGTCCCGGGAAACCCGGAACCAGTGGCTGCAGTGCTTCCCGTAAAAGTATCCGGACAATCGATGGAGCGGCTTTTTACGGCGGTCCGGGAGCGCCTTGGAACGGCATACCGCTGGGGCGGAACAGCACTTGACGGTTTTGACTGCTCGGGCTTCGTTCAGTATCTCTACGAAGACTCCTTTCAGCTGCTCATGCCGAGAACATCATCCGATATGGCTACCCTTGGAGAGGTCGTTCCCCGGAAACAACTCAAACCTGGAGATCTCGTATTTTTCAGCAATGGCGGAAAAACCATCGATCATGTCGGGGTTTACATGGGGGAGAACAGTTTTGCACATGTATCGACGAGCAGAGGAGTAAGGGTTGACCGGCTTGATTCGCGCTACTTCGACAAACGGTATGCCTGCGCTGCCCGGATCATAAAAAGGAAGTGACGACCGGCTCAATCGGGTTGGCGCCGCGACATTCCGCTGCGAAAATTCCTATATTAACCCCATTGCATCGCCATCAGTAAACCGCTTTCCGTCTCTACTATCCATATGCAGCCGACAGGAACACAAAATTACATCGAACTGGCCATTACGATCAGTCCCACGCTTTTCGAACCATATATCGCAATCCTTACTCAGGAGGGCATCGAGTATTTTCTCGAAGAGGACGACCGGCTGCTCGCCTACCTTCCCGAATCCGAATGGAGTAAGGCGAAAGAACAGGCTGTCCGTTGCCTGCTTGAAGAAACCTTCGGCAGCGTACCGCCCTGCAAAGCCAGTTTCATGGCTGACCGGAACTGGAACGCCGAGTGGGAGGCGCACCTGCAGCCGATCGAAATTTCCGACCGCTTCCTGATCGTCCAGAAATACAAGGAGGTCACGCCTAAACCGGGGCAGATCGTTATCGAGATCAATCCGAAAATGTCGTTCGGTACCGGTTACCACGCCACAACCCGCCTCATGCTCCGCCAGATGGAGGAACTTGAACTGGAAGAACGAAAAATCATGGACATAGGCACAGGAACCGGCGTACTGGCCATTGCAGCGCGCAAGCTCGGCAACAGGCTGCCGATTCTCGCCTTCGACAACAATGCCTGGGCTGCTGAAAATGCCGTGGAAAACGCCAAAGAAAACCAGGCGGCAGATATCAGGATAGAACTGATCGACGCCGAAGAGGAACTGGTGGCGAACCTGCGCGAGGGGTACGACCTCATTCTGGCAAACATCAACAAGAATGTGATCGACAGAATTCTGCCGGTTATCCGGAACTACGCTCCGCAAGCTGAAGTGCTGCTGTCCGGAGTACTCGTATACGACGAGCCGTGGCTGAAAAAACTGCTGAAACGGCTCGGTTACAGCAACGTGAAGACCATTTACGAAGACGAGTGGCTATCAAGCCTGGTTCGGGCGGAAAACGAGGCGAAACACTGAGACAATGGAGCAATGAAAAGGGTTTCATGCATCGATATCGGCACCAATACCGCCCTGCTCCTGATCGCAGATCTTCTGCCGGAAAGTGGCTCCATCGTCCCCATCCTGCACCGCCAGACCATTGTGCGGCTGGGTGAGCGGGTTGACGAACGCAGGCTCATCGGCGACGAAGCCATCAGGCGCCTCGTCGTATGCATGCAGGAGTACCGGGCTCTCTCGGAACAGCAGGGGGCGAAAACCGTTATCGCTGCGGGAACCAGCGCCCTGCGTGATGCGGCAAACCGTGATGAGGTTATTGCGGAGGTTATGAGAGAAACCAGTGTGAGCATCAACTGCATCTCCGGTACGGAAGAGGCTGAACTGACCTTTTTCGGCGCGGTGGCCGGCCTGGACGATCTGCCGGAAACCTTCTCGGTAATCGATATCGGAGGCGGCAGCACGGAAATTTGCATGGGTTCTCTCAGTGGAGTCGAAAAAAGCGTCAGCATGGATATCGGTTCGGTTCGGCTTACCGAACGATTTTTCAGCTCGCTCCCCCCTTCAGAATACGAGATGGAAGCCGCCCGAGAGGAGATCGACCGTGTGCTGAGATCATCCGTCCTCCCGTTTTTCGCATCAAGAGAATCGGTTTACGGGGTTGCCGGAACCCTGACCACCATAGCTCAGGTCAGCCAGGGGCTGAAGCATTTCGATGCCATGAGAGTACAGAATTACCGGCTTTCCTTCGCGGAGGTAAACCGACTGTTCGGGCAGCTCGGGAATAACTCTCTCGAAGAGATCATTGCGCAGGGAATTCCGGAAGGACGCGCCGACGTCATCACCATGGGAGCGCTCATCCTGCGCCAGTTCATGCGACTCATGGGAATCGGCGAAATAAGGGTCAGCATTCAGGGGCTGCGTTTCGGCCTTGCACAGAAGGAGCTTCTCCGCCTGCAGGGGACGGCTTGACAGCGTACACGCAGATCGACTCACCCGCAGAATCCTTTGTAAAAAAAAGATAGTCGCAATGGCTCTCCCTGAGTCTGAACTTCCTGCGGATCTCTTCAGGTGACAATGGAAAATCCCGCCTCTGGATAGCCGCCCCTCTGATGCCGTGCCGCTGTAGAAACGACCTGAAGGTTTTCGGCTTGTAGCGATCAGATGCCACAACACGAAATGTCCGTCCCGGAAACCCTTCGACAAAGCGGTTCGAAGTCAGGTAATCGACCGTATTGCTGACATAGTCAAAACCATACACTTCGGAGAGTCTTGCCGTCAGAGCAGACTTGATGATTGCCGGACCGGGTTCGTAAAAAAATGCCTGTACCGGCACAGCCGGGGATCTTGACTCCCAGCCGGTTCCCGCTATTTCACGCCATTCGCCAGCGGTTGTATCCAGAAGCACCGCTTTTCTGGCTATAGGGCCCTGCCGGGCAGGTGTGCGTTCGAGCAGCAGCAGAGTTTCGCGGCACTCTCCACCAACCGAAACCACATGAATTGCCGAGATCGAGGGAAGCTGGCGCTCGATACCGCTCAGTTCGAGCGCAGGAGATGCCTTTACCATAACCTTCGCCGCCTTGCGAAGCAGAAGGTCGTGAGACGCCGCGAC comes from Chlorobium limicola DSM 245 and encodes:
- a CDS encoding C40 family peptidase, with translation MLPVKVSGQSMERLFTAVRERLGTAYRWGGTALDGFDCSGFVQYLYEDSFQLLMPRTSSDMATLGEVVPRKQLKPGDLVFFSNGGKTIDHVGVYMGENSFAHVSTSRGVRVDRLDSRYFDKRYACAARIIKRK
- the prmA gene encoding 50S ribosomal protein L11 methyltransferase codes for the protein MQPTGTQNYIELAITISPTLFEPYIAILTQEGIEYFLEEDDRLLAYLPESEWSKAKEQAVRCLLEETFGSVPPCKASFMADRNWNAEWEAHLQPIEISDRFLIVQKYKEVTPKPGQIVIEINPKMSFGTGYHATTRLMLRQMEELELEERKIMDIGTGTGVLAIAARKLGNRLPILAFDNNAWAAENAVENAKENQAADIRIELIDAEEELVANLREGYDLILANINKNVIDRILPVIRNYAPQAEVLLSGVLVYDEPWLKKLLKRLGYSNVKTIYEDEWLSSLVRAENEAKH
- a CDS encoding Ppx/GppA phosphatase family protein codes for the protein MKRVSCIDIGTNTALLLIADLLPESGSIVPILHRQTIVRLGERVDERRLIGDEAIRRLVVCMQEYRALSEQQGAKTVIAAGTSALRDAANRDEVIAEVMRETSVSINCISGTEEAELTFFGAVAGLDDLPETFSVIDIGGGSTEICMGSLSGVEKSVSMDIGSVRLTERFFSSLPPSEYEMEAAREEIDRVLRSSVLPFFASRESVYGVAGTLTTIAQVSQGLKHFDAMRVQNYRLSFAEVNRLFGQLGNNSLEEIIAQGIPEGRADVITMGALILRQFMRLMGIGEIRVSIQGLRFGLAQKELLRLQGTA
- a CDS encoding THUMP-like domain-containing protein; translated protein: MTPDELHSLLLPENLNMLEEHGSDDPSSFALRFQGRADIPARAIAEQLDCRRRALKKLPVLSQKGLLYTAPALEQSSGEAAATYKASLMGGERLIDLTGGLGIDAVFFSRVFRNVVYCERDPLLAELAAYNFRRLGVSNVEICQGDSLAMLHSFSDDHFDWMYVDPSRREGGRRSVGLSAASPDVAASHDLLLRKAAKVMVKASPALELSGIERQLPSISAIHVVSVGGECRETLLLLERTPARQGPIARKAVLLDTTAGEWREIAGTGWESRSPAVPVQAFFYEPGPAIIKSALTARLSEVYGFDYVSNTVDYLTSNRFVEGFPGRTFRVVASDRYKPKTFRSFLQRHGIRGAAIQRRDFPLSPEEIRRKFRLRESHCDYLFFTKDSAGESICVYAVKPSPAGGEAPSVQGRNAAPEC